The Brassica napus cultivar Da-Ae chromosome C7, Da-Ae, whole genome shotgun sequence genomic interval AATGCGGCATTCTAATGGTATGTTTGGCTTGGCAGGACTTACTGTGCGGAGATTGCTCACAATGTATCAACAAAGAAGAGGAAAGCCATCGTGGAGAGAGCTTCCCAGCTTGACATCGTCGTTACCAACAGGCTTGCTAGGTTGCGTAGCCAGGAAGACGAGTGATAGATGAAAGCCCCTATGTTTCTTTTATCTGTCATTATTGGCAATTTCTCAGTTTATCATAACTTCACCATGCGGATtactgaatgtttttttttatcgtcgTTTCTGGTTTTAATATATGACCAATTCAGAATCTTTTCGTACATTCGACAAAGTATTATACACAGCGGGTTTTCCTTATTAGCGAATCGTAACTAATTCGAACGAAACTTCAAACCTTTTTTACTCCTCAAATTTGAATAGCAACGTTACTTTCGAAATACATGGTTACGTTGATTCAGGCTGTGATTTTTCTGTCTTGTAAGAGATGCAGCGTATCTACGTTTATACAAAATCCAAACACAAACTAGGACTGTTACAGTCTGCTACTAACAATACAGAAGCATCGTTACTGAGATAAAGAATACAACTCAAATCATTGAACCGGATCTTGAACCATGTGATTTGGTTAAACCATTAGTTAACCGAACTCCAATCTATATTTGTTTATTCGCCAATGTTGAGTATCGCAGAAATGATGAGAGGCGCCATTTTTCAAAGATTTAGATTTCGAGCATTCTCCCTCCCCTGCCTTGATTCTTACGTTGTTCATGGGAGTTGCTACAGAACCTTCTCAGCTGCCACAGAGCTCCGGAGTCGCGAAGTTTCGATATGTAATCACTTGCAAAACCGTAGACTCGACGAGGCTCGAGATGTTTTTAACCAGGTTCCGTCTCCTCGTGTGAGTCTCTACACCAAGATGATCTCTGGATACGCGAGGAGCAACAGATTGGTTGATGCGTTGAATCTGTTCGACGCAATGCCTGTGAGAGATGTTATCTCGTGGAATTCGATGATAAGTGGCTGTGTGGAGTGTGGGGATATGGATACCGCAGTGAAgctgttcgatgaaatgcctgagagaaGCGTTGTTTCCTGGACAGCGATGTTGAATGGGTTTCTTAGGTCGGGGAAGGTTGAGCAAGCGGAGTGGTTGTTTTATCAGATGCCTGTGAAAGATACTGCAGCTTGGAACGCCATGGTTCATGGGTATTTACAGCTTGGTAGAGTAGACGATGCTTTGGAGTTGTTTGAGCGAATGCCTCGGAAGAATGTGATTTCTTGGACCACAATGATCTGTGGGTTGGACCAGAATGAAAGGAGTGGAGAAGGTCTTGTTTTGTTCAAGAACATGCTGGGTTGTTGCATTAAGGCGACTTCAAGAACATTCACTTGTGTAATCACTGCTTGTGCAAATGCTCCAGCGTTTCATATGGGTGCACAAGTTCATGGTTTCATCATCAAGTTGGGGTTTTTATCTGAGGAATACATGTCTGCTTCGCTTATAACGTTTTATGCAAACTGCAAAAGAACAGAGGATTCAAGGAAAGTTTTTGACGAGAAGGTTCGTGACCAAGTTGCTGTGTGGACTGCTCTATTGTCAGGTTATAGTCTGAACAAAAAACATGAAGATGCCTTAAGTGTTTTCTCAGAGATGTTGAGAAACAGTATCTTACCGAATCAGTCAACATTTGCTAGCGGATTAAACTCTTGCTCTGCTTTGGGATCATTGGATTGGGGTAAGGAGATGCATGGCGTTGCAGTGAAACTTGGTTTAGTAACTGATGCCTTTGTGGGTAATTCTCTAGTTGTCATGTACAGTGACTGtggaaatgcaaatgatgccgTTATGGTGTTTACTGACATCTTAAAGAAGAGCATTGTCTCTTGGAATTCAATAATTGTTGGCTGCGCGCAGCATGGACGTGGTAAATGGGCCTTTGTCATATTCGGTCAAATGATTAGATTAAACAAAGAGCCAGATGAGATTACTTTCACTGGCTTGCTCTCTGCTTGCAGCCACTGCGGGTTTCTACATAAAGGAAGAAAGATTTTCGAATACATGTCAAGAGGACCAAATCACATCGATAGAAAGATTCAACACTACACTTGTATGGTAGATATCTTGGGAAGAAGCGGGGAACTGAAAGAAGCAGAGGAGCTTATCGAGAGCATGCTTGTGAAACCTAATGAAATGGTTTGGTTGGCTTTACTCAGTGCTTGTAGGATGCATCATGATGTTGACAGAGCCGAGAAAGCTGCTGCTGCCATTTTTCAGCTGGACTCAAAATCAAGCGCTGCTTATGTCTTGTTGTCTAATACATATGCTTCTGCTGGTAGATGGTCGAATGTATCGAAATTGAGAATAAAGATGAAgcagaaggggataatgaagaAACGTGGGAGCAGTTGGGTTGTGTTTAAAGGGAAAAAGCACGAGTTTTTCTCAGGTGATCGACCAGATAGCTTGAGAATATATGAGAAGTTGGAGTTTCTGAAAGAAAAGTTGAAGGAGCTTGGCTATGTACCTGATTATAGATCTGCTTTACATGACGTTGAAGACGAACAGAAGGAAGAGATGTTGTGGTATCACAGTGAGAGGCTTGCTATTGCGTTTGCGTTGGTTAATACAGTCGAAGGAAATGCAGTCACAGTTATGAAGAATCTACGAGTTTGTGAAGATTGTCACGCAGTGATTAAGCTGATCTCAAGAGTTGTGGGACGTGAGATTGTTTTAAGGGATCCAACTCGGTTTCATCATTTTAAGGATGGGATATGTTCTTGTGGGGATTATTGGTAGACAAGCGACCAGAGAAGGTTACAAACTTTGATTCTGTGATGTgagaaactttaaattttactaaaatatggTTATGATGTCAAATCTACAAGTCTATTCGAAATCCAGTGAAGGAGCATTCTGAGCGTGAATTAAAAGGATGTGGCATGCTGCTTCCCGAGAACGGTCAAGCCCTGGGTAACCGACCTTGTAATGGAAACATTCTTCACAAGTTGGTGGAGGAAACACAAGCAACAATGCTGACTTTGGAGGCCATGACACCGAACACAGCCAAGAGTGTGGAGACAGCGCTGTAGGGAGAAATCCAGATACTCTTTCACATGTTTGTGAACTGATGAAGAAAATGTTGTTAATGATGGATGCCATGAGACTGAGCAAAGTGACGAACTTGTAGTCAGCGTTGTAGAGGCACTGAGAAACAGCAAGCGAATGCGGGTAAAAACAGAATACTCTTTCATAATTTAAATTACTGGTCATCTTTTGGTGCAGATTACGTGAAAACATTGAAAAAAGTATGTAGGGACTTGGTGATATATGGCGTTGATTAAGTCATCGAATAGGACAACTAGCGTGTGGAAAAACCGGAGAACAACAACGACGAAACTGCTAGCCAGGACGAACGTGAGGCTATGATACTATCTCCTCTGATATTTTATCTTTCTATTCAGAATATAAAATCACGAAGCTGCCTCTGAGTTTCCTacacacacactctctctctctctccctatggcatctccatcttcttcatcctcctctTCTCCCAATTGGCGATACGACGTCTTTCCGACCTTTAGAGGAGAAGACATCCATAAAAACTTCCTCAGCCATTTTCTCAAGGAGCTGGAAAGGAAAATGATCGTTGCTTTCAAAGACATGGAGATGAAGAGAAGCCAGTCTATCTGGCTCGAGACTGTACAGGCCATTAGAGAATCGAGGATTGCAGTGGTCTTGTTCTCCAAAAACTACGCATCTTCAAGCTGGTGTCTGAATGAACTGTTGAAGATCGTGAGGTGCAAAGAGGAGTTGGGCCAAATCGTGATTCCCGTTTTCTACGGTTTGGATCCTTCCCAGGTGAGGAACAGAACGGAGACTTTGGGAAGATCTTTAAGAAGACTTGCCAGAACCAAACAAAAGAAGTGAAAAATCAGTGGCAGAAAGCGTTGACTGATGTAGCTAATATCCTCGGATTTCATTCTGAGAACTGGTAATAATTAAATCAATTTATTAatcttgttataaaaaaaactagaattttattgtatcgaaaaaatttaaataagggcaaaattttatacccgtaggaGAAGATAATACTGATAACAAGAGAGGATGTGTTATTAGAAGGAAAAAGAACGGTGTGTTTACAATCGATcgaaacgatcgtttatatagaagaaaaattcactgtgcaaatagtgcagcgggctccacatctttttattttcaacAATTTCGGTGGCTGCTTTTTCTGactttcataacactcccccttggggaccggtgtcactatccactctcgcttaacgtctttgttgcctcgttaaaaacctttctaggaaaacccaatgggaaaaaccgtagtaaggtaaaaaaagtacaactacgtaagctccccctcgaatgagcagtcatatatccttctgatgacgcattccaatgttatggacatgttttctgaacaccgaagtcggaagtgattttgtgaagaggtcagctgcattgtcgcatgattggacatatcttacttcaatctctttcttcttcacgagctcttgagtgtatgagaagaacttcggatgaatatgcttcgttctatcgcttttgatatatccgtcatttgtttgagcaacacatgctgcattatcttcatataaaatagttggctctatatttttgtcaattccactgcttgaacagatgtgtcggcttattgatcttagccaaacacattctctacttgcttcatagagtgcaatgatctcagcatgatttgaagaggtagccacaagcgtttgtttctgagaacgccaagatatagcagtgcctccgatcgtaaaaacatatcctgtttgCAATCGGgatttgtgtggatctgaaagatatcatgcatctgcaaaaccaacaatttgaccatttgaatctttagggtaaaataagcctaaatcaatagtcccttgtaggtaacgaaagacat includes:
- the LOC125589828 gene encoding pentatricopeptide repeat-containing protein At5g46460, mitochondrial-like; its protein translation is MLSIAEMMRGAIFQRFRFRAFSLPCLDSYVVHGSCYRTFSAATELRSREVSICNHLQNRRLDEARDVFNQVPSPRVSLYTKMISGYARSNRLVDALNLFDAMPVRDVISWNSMISGCVECGDMDTAVKLFDEMPERSVVSWTAMLNGFLRSGKVEQAEWLFYQMPVKDTAAWNAMVHGYLQLGRVDDALELFERMPRKNVISWTTMICGLDQNERSGEGLVLFKNMLGCCIKATSRTFTCVITACANAPAFHMGAQVHGFIIKLGFLSEEYMSASLITFYANCKRTEDSRKVFDEKVRDQVAVWTALLSGYSLNKKHEDALSVFSEMLRNSILPNQSTFASGLNSCSALGSLDWGKEMHGVAVKLGLVTDAFVGNSLVVMYSDCGNANDAVMVFTDILKKSIVSWNSIIVGCAQHGRGKWAFVIFGQMIRLNKEPDEITFTGLLSACSHCGFLHKGRKIFEYMSRGPNHIDRKIQHYTCMVDILGRSGELKEAEELIESMLVKPNEMVWLALLSACRMHHDVDRAEKAAAAIFQLDSKSSAAYVLLSNTYASAGRWSNVSKLRIKMKQKGIMKKRGSSWVVFKGKKHEFFSGDRPDSLRIYEKLEFLKEKLKELGYVPDYRSALHDVEDEQKEEMLWYHSERLAIAFALVNTVEGNAVTVMKNLRVCEDCHAVIKLISRVVGREIVLRDPTRFHHFKDGICSCGDYW